Proteins from a genomic interval of Rosa chinensis cultivar Old Blush chromosome 2, RchiOBHm-V2, whole genome shotgun sequence:
- the LOC112188341 gene encoding ubiquitin carboxyl-terminal hydrolase 6 isoform X1: MINVSVKWQKELFKAVEIDTTQPPYVFKCQLYDLTGVPPERQKIMVKGGLLKDDADWSTLGVKEGQKLMMMGTADEIVKAPEKGTVFVEDLPEEEQAINLGHSAGLFNLGNTCYMNSTVQCLHSVPELKSALINYSHSGRSNDVDQTSHTLTVATRDLFNELDKSVKPVAPMQFWMVLRKKYPQFGQLHNNSFMQQDAEECWTQLLYTLSQSLRSSGSSENPDTVKALFGVDLVSRVHCAESGEESSETESVHSLKCHISQEVNHLHEGLKHGLKSELEKNSPSLGRSAVYVKESRINGLPRYLTIQFVRFFWKRESNQKAKILRKVDYPLELDVYDLCSEDLRKKLEAPRRILRDEEGKKLGLKPSEKSSGSKDNDIKMSDAEGASNGSGEPSNAMSDEAAGVQPEKETQLTGVYDLVAVLTHKGRSADSGHYVAWVKQESGKWIEYDDDSPIPQREEDITKLSGGGDWHMAYICLYKARVLPM, from the exons ATGATTAACG TGAGCGTAAAATGGCAGAAGGAGCTTTTCAAAGCTGTGGAAATTGACACTACCCAGCCCCCTTATGTATTCAAGTGCCAATTATACGACTTAACAGGGGTGCCTCCTGAAAGACAGAAGATAATGGTTAAAGGTGGTTTGTTGAAG GATGATGCAGATTGGTCGACATTAGGAGTAAAGGAG GGTCAAAAATTGATGATGATGGGGACCGCAGATGAGATTGTCAAGGCTCCAGAGAAGGGTACTGTTTTTGTAGAAGATCTACCAGAAGAAGAACAAGCTATCAACTTG GGTCATAGTGCTGGTCTATTTAATTTGGGAAACACCTGTTATATGAACTCCACTGTACAATGTCTGCATTCTGTTCCAGAGTTGAAGTCAGCTTTGATCAA CTACTCACATTCAGGAAGAAGCAATGACGTGGATCAGACTTCTCACACATTGACTGTTGCAACTCGTGATTTATTCAATGAACTGGATAAAAGTGTCAAGCCTGTGGCACCCATGCAATTTTGGATG GTGCTGCGTAAAAAGTATCCTCAATTTGGTCAGCTCCATAACAATTCCTTCATGCAACAG GATGCTGAAGAATGTTGGACACAACTTCTATACACCCTTTCTCAGTCTTTGAGATCTTCTGGTTCAAG TGAGAATCCAGATACAGTGAAGGCCCTTTTCGGTGTCGACCTAGTTAGCAG GGTGCACTGCGCAGAAAGTGGGGAAGAAAGCTCAGAAACAGAGTCAGTTCATTCCCTTAAATGCCACATATCACAAGAGGTGAACCATTTGCATGAAGGGTTAAAACAT GGTTTAAAATCGGAGTTGGAAAAAAATTCTCCTTCTTTGGGGCGTAGTGCAGTCTACGTGAAGGAGTCCCGTATCAATGGCCTGCCAAG GTATTTGACCATTCAGTTTGTCCGCTTTTTCTGGAAGAGGGAATCAAATCAGAAGGCCAAGATTTTACGG AAAGTGGATTATCCTTTGGAATTGGATGTTTATGATCTGTGTTCAGAGGATCTTCGCAAAAAATTGGAAGCTCCTCGCCGG ATTTTGAGGGATGAGGAAGGTAAAAAACTTGGTTTGAAACCCAGTGAAAAGAGCTCTGGTTCAAAAGACAATGATATCAAGATGTCTGATGCAGAG GGAGCCTCAAATGGAAGTGGAGAACCCTCTAATGCTATGTCTGATGAAG CTGCAGGTGTTCAACCTGAGAAGGAAACACAATTGACTGGAGTTTATGATTTGGTTGCTGTGCTGACACACAAGGGTCGCAGTGCTGACTCGGGGCATTATGTTGCCTGGGTCAAGCAAGAAAGTG GGAAATGGATCGAGTATGATGACGATAGTCCCATCCCACAGCGGGAGGAAGATATCACAAAACTCTCTGGAGGAG GTGATTGGCATATGGCCTATATCTGCTTGTATAAGGCCCGCGTACTTCCTATGTGA
- the LOC112188341 gene encoding ubiquitin carboxyl-terminal hydrolase 6 isoform X2 encodes MINVSVKWQKELFKAVEIDTTQPPYVFKCQLYDLTGVPPERQKIMVKGGLLKDDADWSTLGVKEGQKLMMMGTADEIVKAPEKGTVFVEDLPEEEQAINLGHSAGLFNLGNTCYMNSTVQCLHSVPELKSALINYSHSGRSNDVDQTSHTLTVATRDLFNELDKSVKPVAPMQFWMVLRKKYPQFGQLHNNSFMQQDAEECWTQLLYTLSQSLRSSGSSENPDTVKALFGVDLVSRVHCAESGEESSETESVHSLKCHISQEVNHLHEGLKHGLKSELEKNSPSLGRSAVYVKESRINGLPRYLTIQFVRFFWKRESNQKAKILRKVDYPLELDVYDLCSEDLRKKLEAPRRILRDEEGKKLGLKPSEKSSGSKDNDIKMSDAEGASNGSGEPSNAMSDEGVQPEKETQLTGVYDLVAVLTHKGRSADSGHYVAWVKQESGKWIEYDDDSPIPQREEDITKLSGGGDWHMAYICLYKARVLPM; translated from the exons ATGATTAACG TGAGCGTAAAATGGCAGAAGGAGCTTTTCAAAGCTGTGGAAATTGACACTACCCAGCCCCCTTATGTATTCAAGTGCCAATTATACGACTTAACAGGGGTGCCTCCTGAAAGACAGAAGATAATGGTTAAAGGTGGTTTGTTGAAG GATGATGCAGATTGGTCGACATTAGGAGTAAAGGAG GGTCAAAAATTGATGATGATGGGGACCGCAGATGAGATTGTCAAGGCTCCAGAGAAGGGTACTGTTTTTGTAGAAGATCTACCAGAAGAAGAACAAGCTATCAACTTG GGTCATAGTGCTGGTCTATTTAATTTGGGAAACACCTGTTATATGAACTCCACTGTACAATGTCTGCATTCTGTTCCAGAGTTGAAGTCAGCTTTGATCAA CTACTCACATTCAGGAAGAAGCAATGACGTGGATCAGACTTCTCACACATTGACTGTTGCAACTCGTGATTTATTCAATGAACTGGATAAAAGTGTCAAGCCTGTGGCACCCATGCAATTTTGGATG GTGCTGCGTAAAAAGTATCCTCAATTTGGTCAGCTCCATAACAATTCCTTCATGCAACAG GATGCTGAAGAATGTTGGACACAACTTCTATACACCCTTTCTCAGTCTTTGAGATCTTCTGGTTCAAG TGAGAATCCAGATACAGTGAAGGCCCTTTTCGGTGTCGACCTAGTTAGCAG GGTGCACTGCGCAGAAAGTGGGGAAGAAAGCTCAGAAACAGAGTCAGTTCATTCCCTTAAATGCCACATATCACAAGAGGTGAACCATTTGCATGAAGGGTTAAAACAT GGTTTAAAATCGGAGTTGGAAAAAAATTCTCCTTCTTTGGGGCGTAGTGCAGTCTACGTGAAGGAGTCCCGTATCAATGGCCTGCCAAG GTATTTGACCATTCAGTTTGTCCGCTTTTTCTGGAAGAGGGAATCAAATCAGAAGGCCAAGATTTTACGG AAAGTGGATTATCCTTTGGAATTGGATGTTTATGATCTGTGTTCAGAGGATCTTCGCAAAAAATTGGAAGCTCCTCGCCGG ATTTTGAGGGATGAGGAAGGTAAAAAACTTGGTTTGAAACCCAGTGAAAAGAGCTCTGGTTCAAAAGACAATGATATCAAGATGTCTGATGCAGAG GGAGCCTCAAATGGAAGTGGAGAACCCTCTAATGCTATGTCTGATGAAG GTGTTCAACCTGAGAAGGAAACACAATTGACTGGAGTTTATGATTTGGTTGCTGTGCTGACACACAAGGGTCGCAGTGCTGACTCGGGGCATTATGTTGCCTGGGTCAAGCAAGAAAGTG GGAAATGGATCGAGTATGATGACGATAGTCCCATCCCACAGCGGGAGGAAGATATCACAAAACTCTCTGGAGGAG GTGATTGGCATATGGCCTATATCTGCTTGTATAAGGCCCGCGTACTTCCTATGTGA